In a genomic window of Akkermansia massiliensis:
- a CDS encoding O-antigen ligase family protein gives MSADGDPFSIALAVSPFLLAVLFLMKEKVWYLWIWLPLLFLPIPELKDYAPLFAYGITIPFYLWNAMLKRSTLTWNAAPLLDAVILVLFMHVGYVFLSHPFGLGLNVLEDYYGGKGYVLFLQALLAYLCLSSLKTTSNELGKVLQWAVFLTIIFTLISTAQGILSPNSAGANPAAAAVSASAASEDTRQSTFLQISLLAVQLLIINYSVWQMIKRPWWGALLVLGTIGVLFSGFRSFIAQLLLLFFTISLIYKRWFFCILVPIFGMLLLLLLSSSGMLHSFPYGIQRTLSTLPFLDVSMQARVNAEASMNWRFEMWEWALDDREHFIQDKVFGDGFSRDISIVKANIYEEAYNLSQDQSSFAWNGLWHSGPISTIQTLGYVGLSLYLILSVIGMTYAWIVSRIYRNHKYKLGILYVSTVYFIKPLTFLLIFGDSTTISMDIISLAIIKVLFSCAKKEGLYVSLHIRKEYMPLIIRKTEAKPQPAAAPAISA, from the coding sequence ATGTCGGCGGATGGAGACCCCTTTTCCATCGCCCTGGCTGTTTCCCCCTTCCTCCTGGCCGTCCTTTTCCTGATGAAGGAAAAGGTATGGTACCTGTGGATATGGCTTCCCCTGCTCTTCCTGCCCATACCGGAACTAAAGGACTACGCACCCCTCTTCGCCTACGGCATTACCATTCCCTTCTACTTGTGGAATGCCATGCTCAAGCGTTCAACCCTGACATGGAATGCCGCCCCTCTCCTGGACGCTGTCATTCTCGTGCTGTTCATGCATGTGGGCTACGTCTTCCTGAGCCACCCCTTCGGCCTGGGCCTGAATGTGCTGGAAGACTACTACGGGGGCAAGGGATACGTCCTCTTCCTTCAGGCGCTCCTTGCCTATCTTTGCCTCTCCTCCCTGAAAACCACCAGCAATGAACTGGGAAAGGTGCTTCAATGGGCCGTTTTTCTGACCATTATCTTCACGCTGATCTCAACCGCCCAGGGCATCCTTTCACCGAATTCTGCCGGAGCGAACCCGGCGGCGGCCGCAGTCTCGGCAAGCGCCGCCTCCGAAGACACGCGGCAATCGACCTTCCTCCAAATTTCCCTATTGGCGGTTCAACTACTCATCATCAACTACTCCGTATGGCAGATGATCAAACGTCCCTGGTGGGGCGCCCTTCTTGTCCTTGGAACCATCGGAGTCCTGTTTAGCGGATTCCGCTCCTTTATTGCGCAGCTTCTGCTCCTGTTTTTCACAATATCTCTGATCTACAAAAGATGGTTCTTCTGCATCCTGGTTCCCATCTTCGGAATGCTTTTGCTTCTGCTCCTCTCCTCCTCAGGAATGCTCCATTCCTTTCCTTACGGTATCCAGCGCACACTTTCAACCCTTCCTTTCCTGGATGTCAGCATGCAAGCCAGAGTAAACGCGGAAGCGTCCATGAACTGGCGCTTTGAAATGTGGGAATGGGCTCTGGACGACCGCGAACACTTCATTCAGGACAAGGTATTCGGAGACGGCTTTTCACGGGATATCAGCATCGTGAAAGCCAACATCTATGAGGAAGCCTACAACCTCAGCCAGGACCAGTCATCCTTTGCCTGGAACGGGCTATGGCACAGCGGCCCCATTTCCACCATTCAAACGCTTGGCTACGTGGGGCTTTCCCTGTACCTCATTCTGTCCGTCATCGGCATGACCTATGCATGGATCGTCAGCAGAATCTACCGCAACCACAAATACAAGCTGGGCATTCTTTACGTTTCAACCGTCTACTTCATCAAGCCGCTCACCTTTCTGCTGATCTTCGGGGATAGTACCACCATCTCCATGGACATCATCTCCCTGGCCATCATCAAGGTACTCTTCTCCTGCGCCAAAAAGGAAGGCCTGTACGTATCCCTCCACATCCGCAAGGAATACATGCCGCTCATTATCCGGAAGACGGAGGCAAAACCGCAGCCTGCCGCCGCGCCCGCCATTTCCGCCTGA
- the kdsB gene encoding 3-deoxy-manno-octulosonate cytidylyltransferase, giving the protein MAADSPHHIIGLIPSRWGSSRFPGKPLHLIAGKPLVQHVWERVSRCSRLDDIAIATDDQRIFDTAVAFGAKAIMTSPDHPSGSDRLAEAVQAFPSATHVVNIQGDEPLIDPALIDRLADALVSDGALSMATVACPISAQEDLDNPNIVKVVLAGNGDALYFSRSVIPYARHPRVTPPLRHLGIYAYRRDFLENYVRWEPTPLEQTESLEQLRALENGARIRVILTDHVSVGVDTPEQAAQVEQILLNIH; this is encoded by the coding sequence ATGGCAGCAGACTCTCCTCATCATATCATCGGCCTCATCCCGTCACGCTGGGGGTCCTCCAGATTTCCGGGCAAGCCGCTTCACCTCATTGCAGGAAAACCGCTTGTCCAGCACGTATGGGAACGCGTTTCCCGCTGCTCCCGCCTTGACGACATCGCCATCGCCACGGACGACCAGCGCATCTTCGACACCGCCGTGGCCTTCGGCGCCAAGGCGATCATGACCTCTCCGGACCATCCCAGCGGCAGCGACCGCCTGGCGGAAGCGGTGCAAGCCTTCCCCTCCGCCACTCATGTGGTCAATATCCAGGGAGACGAACCCCTCATTGACCCGGCCCTGATTGACAGGCTGGCGGACGCGCTGGTTTCTGACGGGGCCCTGTCCATGGCTACCGTGGCCTGCCCCATCAGCGCGCAGGAAGACCTGGACAACCCGAACATCGTCAAAGTGGTCCTGGCCGGCAACGGCGACGCCCTGTACTTCTCCCGTTCCGTCATTCCCTATGCCCGCCATCCCCGCGTCACCCCCCCGCTGCGCCATCTGGGCATTTACGCCTACCGCCGGGACTTCCTTGAAAACTACGTGCGCTGGGAACCCACCCCCCTGGAACAAACGGAATCCCTGGAACAACTGCGCGCGCTGGAAAACGGCGCCAGAATCAGAGTCATTCTGACGGACCATGTCAGCGTGGGCGTAGACACGCCGGAACAGGCGGCCCAGGTGGAACAAATCTTATTAAACATACATTAA
- a CDS encoding CTP synthase produces MKYIFVTGGVVSSLGKGLAAASIGTLLERCGLKVTLQKFDPYLNVDPGTMSPFQHGEVYVLNDGAETDLDLGHYERFVHCNLSRLNNLTSGQVFESVLHKERRGDYLGKTVQYIPHVTDEIKNRLYEVTEQSDVDIIITEIGGTVGDMEGHIFLEALRQFALEVGRDNVCFIHVTLLPYIKAAGEMKTKPTQQSVAKLREIGIQPDVIICRTEYDMSEDERRKIAMFCNVEAKNVIAFRDVKNTIYECPLDLSQDKIDRIVTKRLGLDVPAPNLADWQRYVGRVISPSHSVRIAVVGKYIALQDAYKSIYESFTHAGAENDTRVEILRIDAEEIEEKGADALIGSVDGILVPGGFGDRGIEGKIQTVEYARTKGIPFLGICLGMQVAVIEYARHICGMDDANSTEFDQKSTHPVISLQEEQKGIKAMGATMRLGSYKALIQPGTLAHKLYGKDSVTERHRHRYEFNPAYREELENAGMVISAVNDEHGLVEVVELPSHPFFIACQYHPEFQSAPNRAHPLFSGLVSAALEHKSRS; encoded by the coding sequence ATGAAATACATCTTCGTCACAGGTGGTGTTGTCTCCTCTCTCGGCAAAGGACTGGCGGCGGCATCCATCGGTACTCTGCTGGAACGCTGCGGTCTCAAGGTCACCCTTCAAAAATTCGACCCCTACTTGAATGTAGACCCCGGCACGATGAGCCCGTTCCAGCACGGGGAAGTGTACGTCTTGAACGACGGGGCGGAAACGGATCTGGACCTGGGCCATTATGAACGCTTCGTCCATTGCAACCTCTCCCGTCTTAACAACCTTACTTCCGGCCAGGTCTTTGAAAGCGTGCTGCATAAGGAACGCCGGGGAGACTATCTGGGTAAAACGGTTCAATACATTCCGCACGTCACGGATGAAATCAAAAACCGCCTTTATGAAGTCACGGAACAATCGGACGTGGACATCATCATCACGGAAATCGGCGGCACGGTAGGGGACATGGAAGGCCACATCTTCCTGGAAGCCCTGCGCCAGTTCGCGCTGGAAGTGGGCCGCGACAATGTCTGCTTCATCCACGTCACCCTGCTCCCCTACATCAAGGCCGCCGGGGAAATGAAAACGAAGCCCACCCAGCAATCCGTCGCCAAGCTCCGGGAAATTGGTATTCAGCCGGACGTGATCATCTGCCGGACGGAATACGATATGAGCGAAGACGAAAGGAGGAAAATCGCCATGTTCTGCAACGTGGAAGCCAAAAATGTCATCGCCTTCCGCGACGTTAAAAACACCATTTACGAATGTCCTCTGGACCTCAGCCAGGACAAAATAGACCGCATCGTCACCAAGCGCCTGGGGCTGGACGTTCCCGCTCCCAACCTGGCGGACTGGCAGCGTTACGTGGGGCGCGTCATCAGCCCAAGCCACTCCGTAAGGATTGCCGTAGTCGGCAAATACATCGCCCTTCAGGACGCTTACAAATCCATCTATGAATCCTTCACTCATGCCGGTGCTGAAAATGACACTCGCGTGGAAATCCTCCGGATAGACGCGGAAGAAATTGAAGAAAAAGGAGCGGATGCCCTGATCGGTTCCGTGGACGGCATTCTGGTGCCGGGCGGCTTTGGAGACCGCGGCATTGAAGGAAAAATACAAACAGTGGAATATGCGCGCACCAAGGGCATCCCGTTCCTGGGCATCTGCCTGGGCATGCAGGTAGCCGTCATTGAATACGCACGCCACATCTGCGGCATGGACGATGCCAACTCCACGGAATTCGACCAGAAATCCACCCACCCCGTCATCAGCCTTCAGGAAGAGCAGAAAGGAATCAAAGCCATGGGGGCCACCATGCGCCTGGGCTCCTATAAAGCCCTGATCCAGCCCGGAACTCTGGCGCACAAGCTGTACGGCAAGGACAGCGTCACGGAACGCCACCGCCACCGTTACGAATTCAACCCGGCCTACCGTGAAGAACTGGAAAACGCAGGCATGGTCATCAGCGCCGTTAATGATGAACACGGCCTGGTGGAAGTCGTGGAACTTCCCTCCCATCCCTTCTTCATTGCCTGCCAGTACCATCCGGAATTCCAGTCCGCACCCAACCGGGCTCATCCGCTCTTCTCCGGTCTGGTTTCAGCCGCGCTGGAACACAAGAGCCGCTCCTGA